Proteins co-encoded in one Kribbella qitaiheensis genomic window:
- a CDS encoding CynX/NimT family MFS transporter: protein MATRAPLITASVFLVALSLRPALTAVGPLLPQIGLDENLGEAAQGALGALPLVAFGLASPLVHLASRRLGMERAVFVSLLVLAAASVARSYTGHVGLWIGTIVIGAAIAVGNVLVPVLIKRDYAAHVSRATGVYTAFITGGAALASVLAVPIANLADWRLSLAVWGGLALVVALVRLPAHSNSGPIAPVVVDGGDPPVSVWRQPMAWLVTFYMGLQSTSFYLLVNWLPTIEITTGGVSESTAGIHLFLFQGFGLVGGLTIPRLMKNPVSQRAGAVVASTPIVIALLGLLLVPDLVIVWAVIAGLGQGAALVAALTLISYRGRSPHETTQLSGMAQSVGYLLAATGPVIAGYLAEHTGGWTATLVVFSCLAAVQVIVGFAAGPRPPRPPVLTPTAATCGGSRSSC, encoded by the coding sequence GTGGCGACGCGGGCTCCGCTGATCACCGCGAGCGTGTTCCTCGTCGCTTTGAGCTTGCGCCCCGCACTGACCGCCGTCGGTCCGCTGCTGCCGCAGATCGGCCTCGACGAGAACCTCGGCGAGGCGGCGCAGGGTGCGCTCGGCGCGCTCCCGCTGGTCGCCTTCGGGCTCGCCTCGCCGCTGGTCCATCTCGCCTCCCGGCGACTCGGGATGGAGCGAGCGGTCTTCGTCTCGCTCCTCGTCCTGGCCGCCGCGAGCGTCGCCCGGTCGTACACGGGTCACGTCGGACTGTGGATCGGCACCATCGTGATCGGCGCAGCGATTGCCGTCGGCAACGTCCTGGTCCCCGTCCTGATCAAGCGCGACTACGCCGCCCACGTGTCTCGCGCCACCGGGGTGTACACCGCGTTCATCACCGGCGGAGCCGCTCTCGCCTCGGTCCTGGCCGTGCCGATCGCGAACTTGGCCGACTGGCGTCTCTCGCTGGCGGTCTGGGGCGGGCTCGCTCTCGTCGTCGCCTTGGTCAGGCTGCCCGCGCACTCGAACTCCGGCCCGATCGCACCGGTGGTCGTTGACGGCGGTGATCCGCCGGTGAGTGTGTGGCGGCAGCCGATGGCGTGGCTGGTCACCTTCTACATGGGCCTGCAGTCGACGAGCTTCTACCTCCTCGTCAACTGGCTGCCCACGATCGAGATCACGACCGGCGGCGTCTCCGAGTCGACGGCCGGCATCCATCTCTTCCTGTTCCAGGGCTTCGGCCTCGTCGGCGGTCTGACCATCCCCCGCCTGATGAAGAATCCGGTCAGCCAGCGAGCCGGCGCGGTCGTCGCGAGCACCCCCATCGTGATCGCGTTGCTGGGCCTGCTCCTCGTACCGGACCTCGTCATCGTGTGGGCCGTCATCGCCGGACTGGGCCAAGGGGCTGCTCTCGTCGCCGCCTTGACCTTGATCAGCTACCGCGGCCGCTCGCCCCACGAGACCACTCAACTGTCCGGTATGGCTCAATCCGTCGGCTACCTCCTGGCCGCGACCGGGCCCGTCATCGCGGGGTACCTCGCCGAACACACCGGCGGCTGGACCGCGACCCTCGTCGTCTTCAGCTGCCTGGCCGCAGTACAGGTGATCGTCGGCTTCGCCGCCGGCCCGCGACCACCGCGACCCCCTGTCCTGACGCCTACCGCTGCAACGTGCGGAGGTAGCCGATCATCGTGTTGA